One region of Spiroplasma culicicola AES-1 genomic DNA includes:
- a CDS encoding ATP-binding cassette domain-containing protein, which translates to MEYKFTKQKNKQDCGLAVSCMVINFLHNKNFLLEEIKFENAINDGEMTIYDIENLLEKYSIEFKSYMAEFSEFIHLELNFPLIVNVESEFKMSHYLVIYKKIKNKLLIADPNKNDLCWITLNEFQNIYTGYFGWAKKNKKHVFTKNSTLNSFKLMFDNLNLISLFFMLSIFANVSIIISSGFLKSYSSAIQINDQKNLNYVFLSYLIIFLLQIFLSFIINRVINLISRNLKAKLFNMYIEQLIKIDNDKFLSTSKEEWMNKSKHLNTIANYVCDIFLSIPTKFILFFVSIITVSFMALHLLFLLLIETCISFFVSYIFQYFIKERIFENENHVIEFTSNIRQLLEGHQEIKSKNLTHYIQKNIFQSFNKLNNNDIQVMMIKEHADVLLKILSRLFYVIIFYTSATLIFNKQLEFGQLLFYISISNYISNFTTSILTFILNRHEIYISFKQIKFIFKNNQEQFKQDFKQTIKSVRIKKLFVYQNDKVILNNLELNLQKNTFITGKSGVGKTTLLKLMSGLTCKYEGQIFINESDLKEINNKDYLKKIQYLGQYDFLFNGTVWQNIQMFQNDIDLDLFNQFKFLEILTNHNIALEKQIMDNGINLSKGQRQIINFIALFFTNKDTYFLDEPLSNVDWNTAHILMQMFISYKVNSLIILVDHNLGYQQYFQERIEL; encoded by the coding sequence AACTTTTTATTAGAAGAAATTAAATTTGAAAATGCCATTAATGATGGAGAAATGACAATATATGATATTGAAAATTTATTGGAAAAATATTCAATTGAATTTAAATCATACATGGCAGAATTTAGTGAATTTATTCATTTAGAATTAAATTTTCCTTTAATTGTTAATGTTGAAAGTGAATTTAAAATGAGTCATTATTTAGTGATTTATAAAAAAATTAAAAATAAATTGTTAATTGCAGATCCAAATAAAAATGATCTTTGTTGAATAACTTTAAATGAATTTCAAAATATTTATACAGGTTATTTTGGATGAGCGAAAAAAAATAAAAAACATGTATTTACAAAAAATTCAACATTAAATAGTTTTAAATTAATGTTTGATAATTTAAATTTAATAAGTTTATTTTTTATGTTATCAATATTTGCCAATGTTTCAATTATTATTTCTTCAGGATTTTTGAAAAGTTATTCTTCTGCAATTCAAATTAATGACCAAAAAAATCTTAATTATGTTTTTTTAAGTTATCTAATTATTTTTTTATTACAAATATTTTTATCTTTTATTATTAATAGAGTTATTAATTTAATTTCGCGAAATTTAAAGGCTAAATTATTTAACATGTATATTGAACAATTAATAAAAATTGATAATGATAAATTTCTAAGTACTTCTAAAGAAGAGTGAATGAATAAAAGTAAACATTTAAATACAATAGCAAATTATGTTTGTGATATTTTTTTATCTATCCCTACAAAATTTATTTTATTTTTTGTTTCAATTATTACAGTTAGTTTTATGGCTCTTCATTTATTATTTTTATTATTAATTGAAACTTGTATCTCATTTTTTGTTTCTTATATATTTCAATATTTTATTAAAGAAAGAATATTTGAAAATGAAAATCATGTTATAGAGTTTACTAGTAATATTCGTCAATTATTAGAAGGGCACCAGGAAATTAAAAGTAAAAACTTAACTCACTATATTCAAAAAAATATTTTCCAATCATTTAATAAATTAAATAATAATGATATTCAAGTGATGATGATTAAAGAACACGCTGATGTTTTACTAAAAATCTTAAGTCGCCTTTTTTATGTAATTATTTTTTATACATCTGCAACTTTAATTTTTAATAAACAACTAGAATTTGGTCAATTATTATTTTATATTTCTATTTCAAATTATATTTCTAATTTTACAACTTCTATTTTAACTTTTATTTTAAATCGACATGAGATATATATTTCATTTAAACAAATTAAATTTATATTTAAAAATAATCAAGAACAATTTAAGCAAGATTTTAAACAAACTATTAAATCAGTTAGAATCAAAAAATTATTTGTTTATCAAAATGATAAAGTTATTTTAAATAATTTAGAATTAAATTTACAAAAGAATACTTTCATAACAGGCAAAAGTGGAGTGGGCAAAACTACATTATTAAAGTTAATGAGTGGCTTGACTTGTAAATATGAAGGTCAAATTTTTATTAATGAATCTGATTTAAAAGAGATCAATAACAAAGATTATTTAAAGAAAATTCAATATTTAGGCCAATATGATTTTTTATTTAATGGAACAGTATGACAAAATATTCAAATGTTTCAAAATGATATTGATTTAGATTTATTTAATCAATTTAAATTTTTAGAAATTTTGACAAATCATAATATTGCATTAGAAAAACAAATTATGGATAACGGTATAAATTTAAGTAAAGGACAGCGCCAAATTATTAATTTTATAGCACTATTTTTTACAAATAAAGATACTTATTTTTTAGATGAACCTTTAAGCAATGTTGATTGAAATACAGCACATATTTTAATGCAAATGTTTATTAGTTATAAAGTAAATTCTTTAATCATCCTTGTTGATCACAACTTGGGCTATCAACAATATTTTCAAGAAAGGATTGAATTATAA